atttaataaataatctgcacatctattcctcctactaagtggataacttcacatttttccacattatattccatctgccacgttcttgcccactcaccaagtcttttcaaatccccttgaagccgctttgcattgtccacacaacagactcccacctagttttgtgttagctGTGAACATGGAAGTACTAATTTTGGTctacacattcaaatcattgatatatattgtaaacagctggggcccaagcactgatccctgcggtacctcaataatcacagcctgccaacgcgagaatgacccatttattgctactctctgctttctgcctgttaagcaatccttaatccatgccagtacattacctcctatcctatgtgctttaattttgctaaccaagctCCTGTTGGGGACCTTATCAAAACACTTcttaaaatccaagtataccacatccaccgactcccctttattaattctgttagtaacatcctcaaaaagctgcAACGGATTCGTCAAATAAGATTCCCATACATAAATCTATATAGGCTATGCCCCATCAAATCGTAATTaaccaagtgttcatttatcacatcattTCGAATAGACTTtcgcattttcccaacgacggatgtaaggctaacagttctgtaattctctgttttctttttccctccctccttaaatagtggggtgacatttactaccttctaatctgcaggaacggCTCCAGGAtctggagaattttggaagatggtcaccaatgcatccagtatctccatagctacctctttcaacactctggtatgtagaatatcaggtcctggggacatatcaaccttcagccccattaatctcTCCAAAACAAccctcttactaatactaatttccttcaattcctccctaattctgggagattcctcgtatcttcctcagtgaagacatacacaaagtaatcatttagtttttctgccatttctctattccccattataaattctcctgactctgcttgtaatgggaCCACATTTGTTTTAgcgaaacgtttcctttttacgtatccacagaagtttttacagtccgtttttatatttttttgctagCTCACATTCACATTCTATGCCTCCttcttatcagtttcttcatcctcctttgctgtattctaaaatcctcccaatcctcagatgcactactatttctggcaactttgtaggcctttacttttaatcttatacaaaccgtaacttactttgttatccatggttgactgcctgtaCTTTTGGGATttctgtgccttgaaggaatgtatagttgctgtgaaCTATGTAATATTActtgaaagactatccattgcctatgtactgtcatactttttaatgtatttttccaatccacctcagccaatttgcccctcataccttcataatttcctttattcaaaTTTAACACTCTATCTAACATTGATTTGCTGGGGTGTGATGCGCCATCAGCTGCTTCCTGCACGGATTGCCCGCATTGTGTTAGTGAAAGTTTGTACACATGTCGCAAAGCTGTCGTTAGACGcaaccctgtcatgctgcagaccgaGAGGCTCTGCCACTATTGTCCCCatgcctgttgcagcctttgtgcagTCATGTTATCAAATGAGCTATTCTCTCTTTGAGGATGCAGCAGAATTCTCTGGCAAATTTAGAAACTCATCACAGGCATTCCTAAAATAACCCAGGGGACATCTAATAATTGGCAATCGCAGACGGTCTGGAAGAAAAGGCTTTACAGGCTGTTTGGGCTCTAAATATATAACGGACTCGAGCGTGAGGTCCAACTTGCATCTCTGCTCCCGTTCCTTGCACGGCGATGTACCGCTATATTACCTTGACATGCCTGGTCCAAATTTTGAATCCTGGATCACATCAGCAGGCTGGGTTGTGTGAAGTCAGGATCACGTCAACTCACTGCCTTCGGGCACATGCAAGCGGCGCCTCCACATTCCACCTTTTATAATACAATGCCGGGCGGGCCACACAGGAAGGAGCCAGTGGTGTACCGTGCTCCAGCAAAGTGATGCTAGATGTTTGCATCACCACTGCAATTAATGTCATAGCCCAAAAGGTCTCCACTGCGATTTTCCTCGCCCCATGTCTTGGTAGGTTGCAGGCTCATTAATAAAGATTGATTGTTAGAATTTGCCAACAACTGCATTATCATTGAATCACGTGACTGCCGGGATGGTTGAAGACAAACTAGACTAGAGTGCACAGTTAATATTGAATATAATATTCCCATTCAATTTGATAGGTTTCTTTTTTATGGTTTGGGTGTTTAATGTTTCCATTCCATTAAAATGGGGGCACTTCTGTTTGATTGCTATTTCGATTTCTGACACTGGGATGTTGTACAAATTGGTCAGTTAAAAGAGTAGAAGGTGAACTCGCTGGTATGTTGTTTTTTTTCTCCAGCATTTCCTCTGTTCCTACAGGAACAGGAATGCGCTGGGAGGACCTGCCCAGTGAGCGGAGAACAATGCATGGGGACGATATTCTTATTTCACATTGTATCCTACCCTCAAGATGCAAACTATTCCCAGGAGGAATATCGTGGTCCCTGCAGTAAACAGTTGAATTTGGTATCCAATAACAGATCAGGGTTGGACTTGTTGTCCCTTGGGCCCTCTGAGCTGCTGCGTCTGCACCAGACCTGAGTCAAGACGAGGAAGAGAACTGGAAACTAACTGAGAATATGTCAGAACACTGAACCGTCCGCTATTGCAATGTTCCtttcacatttttaaaaatcacacaGTGGATAAGTGCACCAGCAAACCAAGGACCTGACTGTCATGGCCAAGGGGAGCAAGGATGGAAAATAATGTGCAAATCATGCTGCATTTTGTTATTTTCATCATTTAAACATATTAAAAATTAGAATAATTGGAAATTTCGCTCCTTTCTTTAACTCGACTCTGAATTGACTTTGGGTCCCTGCATAAATGAACGGGTTGATGCAAgaactcaaaagctgaagcatataTCCACTTTCctccagaatataatttgattctTTGAAATTGGAACCAGAAAAATAACTAATCCTCGCAATTCGGATGTAGACGAAAGTTATAAAAAGTAACAAGTATGAAAGGATAAAACTGCCCGAGATGGCAAAAAGTAGAACCATGGAGTTTCTACGCTTCTCCATTTCTggatcactctgattctctctattgctgtgggcccggagtctcctgcggactttactggccgtgagaatgtgtctgacagtcagagcattcaGCAGTAAAATAAAGATGAATGGGAGACAAGGTGTTAAAATGCGGTGAATCCATTCATATGCGGTCCATGCAGGTGACGTGTAAAATATAATTTTTACGTGGCAGAACCAGGGTATATTGTTAACTATATCAAAAGGTTCATATATAAAATACCAGAATGTATTATTTAAACAGCTCAGTGTACAGACAGTTCCTATAACCCGCGCTGCCGTTTTCTCGGAGCAATATGTTATTTccagtttctggcaacaaatggccataaatcgatcaaatgtgaaagcgaccgttaaccagacagaactaTCTATGGCTGCAATGTACAGGACAACACGGAGACTACATAATGGTGTGATGGAGAGGAAACTGGctgggaaataaataccagcaatccggtttaatatcacagcaatgatcatgaccaggagatccgtcacagacatggccaccaggtagtaaacgatacatctggagagaccgcattttCCTCGGGTCAGCGTCACAATTACTGACAAGTTAGCTgcacaaaagaaagaaagaaagaaagagactgaTGAGAGGAAAGGGAAAGAGGATGATTGGACGTGtcagagacagagcaggaagaggaTAGTTACTAATCCGACACCCGACTAAATTCTGTTGACTTTTACAGAGTCCTGTACGAAATTTACAGATTTGATACATGATTTTTTGTTAGACACTATCCCTTCTCCTCGGTTCCTGCTTGTAAAGTAATCACCCGGATAAAACAAAAAGTCAGGCCAATGACatcaacatttaaaataaaataaacctaATGGAGATTAACAAGGTTTTGGAAACCCACCAATATCAATGTGGGAATAATAACTTGAGACGAAATGACAATAAAACATTACAAAAAACATTTCAGAGGGTAAATATTACAACAAAAGACATTAAATGTGGCAACTACAAGTAGGTAGGGAAAAAATAAATGGATTATATTCCGCTGGGGATCATAAATTCCTCTATCCAAAGAATTACTGTTCAATCATTCACTGTTGAAAAATTCGCAGTCAACTTGCTTGATAAGATTCTCAAAGAGAGGAGTGAACAGACAATTAGCGTTTTCTGATTTTGTGGAGAAGATGTTGTTGAGAACTCAGTGATAACTCCAGTCCTTCTCCTGAAAGTCACCCGGGATCTTCTGTATTGATTTGAACCAACGGAACTGGCAGCTGACGAGGTCTCATTTGGAGAAAGATCCCTCCTACAATGCATCACTTCCTCTGAACTGTGCTATGTTTAGGTATAAACGATAAACTTAGTCCTGTATTGAATATGGAAATTCAAACTTTGTGCCCCAAAATGCCAGAAATTACACCATTTATGTGGCCTCACACAATGTGAAGAACACAATGAAGACAGGAGAGTCTGGGAGATTACCAGGTGCAAAGAGCAGAAGGACAACCTGGAATTAGGAGTCATGTACAACAATCAGCAGCAGCTAATGTGGAAGAGGACAGCTGGGCTGAACCATTGAGAGTCAGAGACTGAGAACGGAGACACTGTGCTCTGTGAGTTGACGGAAACACTCATCATTCATAAAACGATCACAATTACATTTGTCATATTTCTATCAATAACCCGATGCTAATTAATGTCTGTTCAGTAAGTTCATTTATTAAATTCAGCCAGAAATTATTCACTGGCCCAATATTCTCAACCAATGAATCATTTTTGGGAATTAATCTGTCGCAGCCAATGTCAGTAACACAATGGAAATACATTTACACTGTGATAACAATGACAATTCACCCATAGTAACAGTGTAAATAACACAATTGAACTACGTTTAGACTGTGATAACGGTGTAATAATTCACCCATAGTAGCAGTGTCGATAAAATAAAGAACGATGTTGAGACTGTAGTGGCAAATGGGAGAAATTGCATAATTAAAGGGATGATATAGTACTGGCCAAGGGAAGATAGTACACCATTAAAGCGGAGAAATTATACCAGTACCAGTAAAACTAAAATAAAGTATGCCTGTAAATCATTAATGACGAGAAATTATGTCAGCAAGTGGAAGAAAAATCGTTAACATAGAGAATTAATACCGTGAAAGTGGTGAAAAGCGTACTGTAAATGGACAGAATTAATACCAGTTAAAAAGAAGAAATGTCCCGTCAAAGGAGAGAAATTATACCGGTAAATGGGATCAGTTATCGGTCTAAATGGCAGAAATTATCCTATTAAATTGAAGAAAATATGCTCTTATATGGTTGAAAAAATATTGGCATGTTGGAGAAGAACGACTGGCAATTGAACATAAtacataggagcaggattagaccacACGGCccgtcaagcctgtcccgccatttatTACGACCATGGCTGACCTTCAACTTTAACTtcaccttcccgctcgctccctatATCCTTTGATTTCCCGAGAGAACAAAAACCTTCCCAccttagccttaaatatattcaacgatggggcatccacaaccctctggggtatagaattaCAAAGATTTAGTATCCTTTgaatgaacaaatttctcctcacctcaggtcTAAATAattgccccttatcctgagactgtgcccacgtGTTTTCGATTCCATAGCCAGGGGGAACAAGTTGGTAGTGTCTACCTTGCCaagacctttcagaatcttgtatgtttcaacgatATCAACTCGCATTCTTCTGAACTCTGGTGAATATAGACCCAATCTGCTGAGCCTCTCATTACTGGACAACTCCTCATCCTCGGGCCCGATCTAGTGGACCTTCACTATActgtctccaaggcaagtatatctttccttaaatatggagactaaaactggacacaatagtccatgtacattctcaacaaagccctgtataattgtagcaaaactGCTTTATTCTCGCatcccaatccccttgtaataatggccaacatgccatttgctttccgaatTGTTTGCTGTAGCTACATGCTAACTTTCGGTTCTTTTTCTTGTACGTGTGCACACATGCCCCTCTGAGAATCAATATTTAAAAGTTCCACACCTAAAAAAAAAGAgtttctcactgtctcactcacttaacctgtctttatccctttgcgACCTCGTTGTGTCCTCCTCAGAGTTTGCCTTCCCTCCTAGCTTTGTATCACCTGTATTGATTCCCACAACCAATAACTAACTACAATACTTTACCTGGAATCCCAATAGCTGCAAGGacgggatagtaaatggcaaacaccagaTCTTTTGCTGATCCGTGCATTTCTATCAGAAGCTGTGAACGCATTGCACTTACAGACTGTCGCATTTATATCTGATGTCAGGCTCCAGGGAGATAATTAAACCGTTTGTTTTTACATTAATTACACTAGTTGAAACAGACACATTAGTGAAGCTGATGTCAGGCTCGTGTTTATGTTTTCATAGCATGGAATAGTTTTCAAGGGATCTGACATGGCTGTAAAGTGAAATACCCAGAGAGTGAAGAATAAACCCGGTATATTTCTTCATaaaatatagtgaaaagctaaaTAAGCGGTTGCAATCGTGAAAGTGAGAGTTGTAGATGAGGAATTATCGGTTTTAAACCCCTTTATGCTGAGTTAAATGGTTTCAGCACAAGGTATAACTGACCAGAAATTGTCTGGTCCTAAGGGAAAAGGCATCTGATCGTTATTCAATCCGTGTGAAGCCGGATCACGTGCAACGTGGTTCCAGGTCTCTCTGAGACTGTGAACTCACTTTAGCACAGCTATCTGTGCATTCAGTGTGACAGGTCGAGTTAAGCCAGATTACATTTTTGTGCACAGGCCCAGTTCTTCATGATTGTTTTCCGTGCTGAACATGTCCAGTTCTTTGTCGTTGCCTTCAGCGTGGCTAGGTCCTGTTCAGCATTTTTAAAACCAGTTTAAACTGATCCAGTTCAGCATAGGTACATTCTGTGTGTACAGGTTCAGTTCAGTGCGGTTACATTCAGTCTGCAAAGGTCCAGTTCCACAGGTTTACATTCTGAGTTAACACGATCCTATTCAGCACATTTACTTTCAGTTCACACAGGTCCAACTCAACACAGTTACTGCCAAAGTGGGCTGGCCCACGTCAGCGATGCGATATTTCGTCAGAAATAAATATATCGAATgtcagaaatattcagcaggtttggcagcatctgttgcCACAATGTTTGTGttaccagagatgctgccagacatgctgagtatttccaacattttctgcagaATTTTAGGGCACTTAGACGTGAACAGGCGCTACAAGATGGCAGCAACAAAAGAGGAGGGAAGTCAGCGGCTCTTTCTGTTAGTGGCTTGTTTCACTGAGCGACGGCCCCCGCTCCAAAACTCAGCGGAGCCCGCACTTTACTCCTTTGGCTTGCAGCTGGCTGTGAGCATTCAGACTGTTCCAGTGGACTGGGTGGAGGAGACCTGGCTCAACGACCACGGAGGCAACACATGGAGGCGATTTTCAACGTCTCACAGGCGTTAGCCCAAGTACAAAGGAACTGACAACCAGAAACATAGCTAAGGGCAAATAACCCCTCTGCCTTGAAGGCACGGTCTCAACTCAAAGACTAGAAGAAGGACGCTCTGACATAACACCTACAGCTTTGCAGTTGCTGCAGCCACCTCAGCCTGCTGAGCCACTGTGGAGTGACACAACCTAAACAGTGCAATTAGTTTGTGCGAGCTTAGCTCCACTTTAAACAGGCTTAGCGCAGGAAGGAAGAAGATTCCTACAGTGATAATGGAGAGGCAAACCCAGAAtgtgcaagatggcactggcagccacAGCATGCATCCTGCATGGATCTGGCTTAGTAGTATGGGTTGTTAGACTGTTGATCTGATATAACAACATCATCCGACAGCCAAGTGACCAAGCAGCCTTCTCTCGGGATAACACTGCCTGCTACGAATGGAGACACACCTGGAAAATATTGTTGGTTTCATCTCATCTCGTTGGCTTACAATTGCCAATGGGCATATCCTACTGgcggaggcagatagattcttgttaggcaagggaatcaagggcgatcggggatagatgggagcttggaattcgaaacacaaagagatcagccatgatctgattgaatggcggagcaggctcgaggggccaaattgcctactcctgctccgaacgtGTATGTTCGTACGTACAGCACTGAAGAAGAAAGAAATAACTACAACAAAAGCAAAAAGAGACAAAACACCTTGAAACTTGCCTGCTGGAATGTTTGTACAATGTCTGTTGCAGATGACCATAGACACCCTGAAAGACATTCTGCACTTTTATCCAGAGAACTCACTTGGATGGACATTGACAAAGGATCATTTGGTGAAGCTCATTTCACACAACAGGAATCACTGACCGAACAAGGGAGCAGGTCTACTTTTCAAGTAAGGAAAAGGTAAGGTTGAATGACGTCTCTCAACTGTAGGTTTTATGAGTAAAAACTCCTCACTAACAGAACCTCgccattttttttgtttttgttaatTGTTCTGATACACTCATATCCTTATGACTAACAATCCAGGACAACAAGTTCACCACCATTATCAGCATATATGTTCCTACCCTACAACCTGATATAATAACAAAAGAAGGCTTCTTCTGTGACCTGCACAGCATTCTTCTGAATGTTGACTCCAAAGATCAGCTCATCATACTTGGAGATTTCAACACAAGCTTTGGTGTTACCAAGAGCATTGGCAAGTTGTCTTGGGCAGACATGGCAAATATAATGACAGTGGTCGACAACTGCTGGAATTCTGCACGGATCATTACTTCAAAATCACTAATTCACTATTCCAGCAGAAAGCCAGATTTAAGACCACCTGAAGGCATCCCAGTGAAAACACTGCCAACTTTTGGATTATATTTTAGTGCACCAACATGATACGAATTTggtgcaggaataggccattcggccccttcgacccttctct
This genomic window from Heterodontus francisci isolate sHetFra1 chromosome 34, sHetFra1.hap1, whole genome shotgun sequence contains:
- the LOC137348807 gene encoding probable G-protein coupled receptor 139; translation: MRSQLLIEMHGSAKDLVFAIYYPVLAAIGIPANLSVIVTLTRGKCGLSRCIVYYLVAMSVTDLLVMIIAVILNRIAGIYFPASFLSITPLCSLRVVLYIAAIDSSVWLTVAFTFDRFMAICCQKLEITYCSEKTAARVIGTVCTLSCLNNTFWYFIYEPFDIVNNIPWFCHVKIIFYTSPAWTAYEWIHRILTPCLPFIFILLLNALTVRHILTASKVRRRLRAHSNRENQSDPEMEKRRNSMVLLFAISGSFILSYLLLFITFVYIRIARISYFSGSNFKESNYILEESGYMLQLLSSCINPFIYAGTQSQFRVELKKGAKFPIILIFNMFK